From Haemophilus parainfluenzae:
TACTTTAACGGGCGATTGCATTGATGATCAGGATATCGAAATCCACAGCTACGAATTTAATGCAAACATTTTGCAAAATTGTACGTCCGATAATGTGGCGGAAGAAATCTTAGTAAGCCATTTATTGAAATCTAACTGTCTGATCACCAGTCAGCCCGATTGGGGAACCGTGCAAATTCATTATGTAGGTAAACAAATCGATCGCGAAAAACTTCTCCGCTACATTGTGTCTTTCCGTCAACATAATGAGTTTCACGAGCAATGTGTCGAGCGTATTTTCTGTGACTTGATGCATTACGCTAAACCAGAAAAACTCACCGTCTATGCGCGTTATACGCGTCGTGGTGGATTGGATATTAATCCATTCCGTTCTAACTTTGAGGAAATTCCGCAAAATTTACGCCTGGCAAGACAATAAATCACAAAACAAAGTGCGGTGAAAAATCAACCGCACTTTTATTTTATACATGTCGTAGATCATGAGCTTGTTGTAATAACTGACGACTTTCCTGCAAGAATTGATCTGAATACTCCCCAAACCATTCCCTCACCTGATGGAAAGCATCAATAAACCCTTGGCGATCGCTTTTTTCAAAAAATTGTAACGCTTCTTCATACGTTTGCTTCAAGCTTTCAATCACGTCTAAATTTTCTGGCTTATCCATAATAATATCGGCATAAAGTGCCGAATCCTGGGCAAATAGACGACCAATCATAGCTAATTCCAAACGATAAATCGGGGAAGATAATGCCAATAAATTACTTAAATTGACTGGTTGTTTGGAAAGATGCAGACCATTCGCGAAGGTGGAAAAGTGGCGTAATGCTTGAATGTACGTCATATTGTGATCATGCTCCGCTGCATCAATTTGATAAATTTTTGCACCCCAGATTTGAATTTGCTCTAACAACCATTCATAACGCTCACTAAAACGCCCATCACAACGCACAACCACTTGTTTTGCCATGCTCGCAATATCAGGGCCAAACATTGGATGTAATCCAACTACCGCCCCTTTATGCACGTCTAACATTTTAGCTAATGGAATACGTTTCACGGAGGTAAGATCCGCCAGTAGCATATTTTCCTTTAAATAGGGTTTTAAACGTTCTATTGTTTCTAACGTGTGATCAATCGGCACTGAGACAATAACAACATCTGCATTCGTTAAAATGCGTTCTGCTACATCCCAATCATCTCGGTCTAAAATAGAAATAGGATAACCGGAAGCACGCAAATAACGGGCAAATAACTGCCCCATTTTTCCGTAACCACCGACGATAACAATTTTGTTAATGGCTGGATTCAGGGTTTTAAAACCAAATTGATTTTCATTGGAATAAGATTCACGCATAAAGCGACGTAGCACATCTTCAATAAGCTGTGGAGAGATTCCTGCTTTAGCCGCTTCTTCTCGGCGTGCTTGTAACATGGCTAATTCACGATCTGGTGAATAAATCGGTAAACCTTTTTCGTGCTTTACTTCGCCTACTTGGCTTACTAATTCGAGACGTTTAGCAAAAAGTTGAATCAGTTCACGATCGAGCGCATCAATTTCCTGACGTAAATGGTTAAGGGCATCCATAATTCACCTGTAATATCTTATTTACATGATTGCAATTAAAAGGTTACAGGTGAGATTACTGGAATTAAAAAAGAAAGACAAATAGTTAGAGAGATTGCGTAATCAAGCGTTGTGGACGAATCACATTGTTATCATCGACAAGTGCTACACCTAAAAAGATATTCTCGTCAGAAAATAACCGCACTTGACCATGTAATTTTGCTTCATTAGCAAATTTAACGCGTTGTCCAAAGCCGATACCTTTACTTTGCTCGGCATTTAGCTGTAATGCGGGTAATTTACTGACCGCTGTATCTGTCGGTAAAAGATGTTGATCAAGTGGTGCAAGATCTCCTTGCTCTGCAAGCGCCTGCAAAGCATCCCATGTCATCATCTTTTCTGTTGGATAATCTGCAACCGCAGTTCGACGTAACACTGTCACATGAGCGCCACAACCTAACACTTCACCTAAATCATCCACTAATGTACGGATATAAGTTCCTTTCGAACAATGCACTTCTAAAGTTAGAAAAGGTGCTTGATACTCGATAAAATTTAGCTCAAAAATCCTGATAGGACGGGCTTCACGTTCTACGGTAATGCCTGCGCGAGCATACTCATACAACGGTTTCCCATTGTGCTTTAATGCAGAAAACATAGTCGGTACTTGTAAAATATCACCACGAAATTGTTCAAGTGCGGTCAAAATTTGTGATGTTTCCACATTGACAGGGCGCGTTTCTACCACTTGTCCTTCAGCATCAGAGGTATCCGTACGTTCACCTAGTTTTGCTGTGACCACATAGCGTTTATCTGCATCTAATAAGAATTGGGTAAACTTTGTCGCTTCGCCTAAGCAAATAGGTAGCATACCGGTTGCTAATGGATCGAGCGCACCAGTATGCCCTGCTTTATTCGCTTGGAATAAGCGTTTAACTTTTTGCATAATGTCATTAGATGACATGCCTTGTGGCTTATCTAATAAAAATACACCATCAATATCACGTCCACGCTTACGAGGTCTCGACATTAGTCATTTTCCTCAACGTGTTTTTTCTCGTCTTCACGCACCACGTTTGTTACTAAATTAGACATACGCATCCCTTCAACTAAGGATTGATCGTAGAAGAAACGAATTTCCGGCACAATGCGTAAACGCATCGCTTTACCCACTAATGAACGGATATAAGGTGCCGCTTTTTCTAACCCTTTCATGCCTTGCTCAATTGCCGTTTCATCGTGATCGAATAAAAATGTGACAAACACTTTTGCATAAGCTAAGTCGCTTGATACTTCCACATCTGACACGGTTACCATGCCAATACGGGGATCTTTCACTTCACGTTGCAAAATGATGGCGATTTCTTTTTGTAATTCTTGTGCAACACGATCGCTGCGTTTAAATTCTCTTGTCATAGTCATTCCTTATTTATAAAAGCCCTCATTCTACTGGAAATCATTGGATTTAGCACGCAAAAATCCCTTTTAACCCGATACTGTTTTCGATAAAATGACGCCTGATAATTTGTTTGAATATTCAAACTTCCGATAAAAATCACTTTACAGAGGGCATAATTTATGCAAGCGAGACGAGACGAGACGAGACGAGA
This genomic window contains:
- the truB gene encoding tRNA pseudouridine(55) synthase TruB, with product MSRPRKRGRDIDGVFLLDKPQGMSSNDIMQKVKRLFQANKAGHTGALDPLATGMLPICLGEATKFTQFLLDADKRYVVTAKLGERTDTSDAEGQVVETRPVNVETSQILTALEQFRGDILQVPTMFSALKHNGKPLYEYARAGITVEREARPIRIFELNFIEYQAPFLTLEVHCSKGTYIRTLVDDLGEVLGCGAHVTVLRRTAVADYPTEKMMTWDALQALAEQGDLAPLDQHLLPTDTAVSKLPALQLNAEQSKGIGFGQRVKFANEAKLHGQVRLFSDENIFLGVALVDDNNVIRPQRLITQSL
- the rbfA gene encoding 30S ribosome-binding factor RbfA, producing MTREFKRSDRVAQELQKEIAIILQREVKDPRIGMVTVSDVEVSSDLAYAKVFVTFLFDHDETAIEQGMKGLEKAAPYIRSLVGKAMRLRIVPEIRFFYDQSLVEGMRMSNLVTNVVREDEKKHVEEND
- the tyrA gene encoding bifunctional chorismate mutase/prephenate dehydrogenase; amino-acid sequence: MDALNHLRQEIDALDRELIQLFAKRLELVSQVGEVKHEKGLPIYSPDRELAMLQARREEAAKAGISPQLIEDVLRRFMRESYSNENQFGFKTLNPAINKIVIVGGYGKMGQLFARYLRASGYPISILDRDDWDVAERILTNADVVIVSVPIDHTLETIERLKPYLKENMLLADLTSVKRIPLAKMLDVHKGAVVGLHPMFGPDIASMAKQVVVRCDGRFSERYEWLLEQIQIWGAKIYQIDAAEHDHNMTYIQALRHFSTFANGLHLSKQPVNLSNLLALSSPIYRLELAMIGRLFAQDSALYADIIMDKPENLDVIESLKQTYEEALQFFEKSDRQGFIDAFHQVREWFGEYSDQFLQESRQLLQQAHDLRHV